In one Bradyrhizobium sp. 4 genomic region, the following are encoded:
- a CDS encoding CsbD family protein yields MSKTKGLGQRIAGKAKQAVGEIVGDQDLHEEGKEQAGRGRDEQSKPSELNPLKKLNQLT; encoded by the coding sequence ATGAGCAAGACCAAGGGCCTCGGTCAGCGGATCGCTGGCAAGGCGAAACAGGCCGTCGGCGAGATCGTCGGCGATCAGGATCTCCATGAGGAAGGCAAGGAGCAAGCGGGGCGCGGCCGGGACGAACAGAGCAAGCCGAGCGAGCTCAATCCGTTGAAGAAACTCAATCAGCTGACGTGA